In Chiloscyllium punctatum isolate Juve2018m chromosome 18, sChiPun1.3, whole genome shotgun sequence, the sequence TCCCCCACTCAGGTGCTGCATTCcatatttctcaatttcctgagATCTCACTAAAACCCTTCCTCCTCAAATCATCCTCTGGACTTGAGGATGGTACTGGCACTGCACagtctcagtgccagggacccaggtccaATTCCAGCCTCTAGGATCTGCTCAGTTTGAACATGgcacaaagatgtgctggtcagttTGGTCATGCTAGGTTGCCCAGTTTCCAGGGATACACAGGCTACATGTTTCTCTAaacaggattacagggatgggttgggtcagtgtgggaccctctggagggttgatgtggacaaaTGGGTTAAATGACCTGGTTCACCCTATTGTCAGGATTCTGATTACTGATCCTTAACTGTCCTTTGTTTCCATGTTTCAGAAGCCAGAGAGGGATGAGTGGGGTAACGGTCTGCAGGCAATGCAGGTTGCCCTGGATCTGGAGAAGAATGTGAACCAGAGTTTGCTGGATCTACACCAACTCGCCActgcccagactgaccctcatgtaAGCTTCACCACCTCCTCGTTCTCATCACTGCCAGACCCTCAGGGCAACACCTCACTGGTTGGTCTCTGTGGGTTTGAAATTCAATAATGTAACATATTTGGGGAGATGTGATTTGGTGATGCCAGTGTCAGACtagggtgtgcaaagttaaaactaacaccaccaggttatagtccaacaggcttattcaGAAGCTCTAGCTTCCAAACTAATACTCTTTGACTACCTGAAGAAGCCGCACTCTGAAAGGCAGtgcttctgaataaacctgttggaccaaacCTGATGTTGTGAATATTAACTGTGTCCAGATATAACATTGCAACCACCAGTGTGGATCTGGAATGATCAATGTTACAACTCTTCAGCAAGGAGGAACTTGGATTGTAATCTGGTGGGAGTGCTGAAGTGATATTGGCCACTGAATCCTTATTCAGGACCATTGCAGTGGAATGATCACCATCCACCACAATACAACTCAGTTCCACTTAAATGGCAAGATGTGCCAGCTGAGTGGCTAATATATTCGTTAGTACAAAATCTCTAGTTTGCTGGATTTTTCTGGGTTGTCTAGAGCTATTATTGCCAAgtctgtttttgcagcagaatTCTCCAAACTGTCTTGGATTGTGCTCATGTAATATTCCTGTGTTCCAGCTGTGTGACTTCCTGGAGACTCACtatttggatgaggaggttgagatcATTAAGCGACTTGGGGACTACATCACCAACCTGAAGCGTCTGGGAGCCCCTGAGAATGGGCTGGGAGagtacctgtttgacaggctcTCACTGGAGGACAGCAGTTAGTGGGGCATGGGGTACTGTCTGCTTTTGTCCGAATGCATTACTGACTTAACTTGGACAATCTGGCTCCTCCCTAGGGAGAGGGAATATGTTGGCAAGAATGTAATGGCTGtactacctgaatggaaatggatAAAATGTTCtcttgatcttgctttttgtccATCATTCAGAGCACTGATCCTTCTCTCAAATTTTTTTGCTATCTCTCAGGGGGGCTTGATGTCAGTAATCATCCTGCAATTTGGATCACATCACTGGACAAAAACACCTCACCAAATGTCTCCTCTTCACTCTTCCACCTCAGCTGACACTCCACACTCCAGTGGACAGGAATAACTAGATGGGGTTGTTGTAACTAAAATTCAAGCTATCGTGCCCCCACATGTGAAGTTGGGTGTTTTACACTCTGGAGTAGAAAACATTTTTAATGATTCTTTTGtccaagaatttttttttttttttgcctAAAGCTGTAGGCATTAATCCAAACAGTGAGCAGGGAAGTTCCATACCTCATCAAAATATCAGCTCCAGACATCCATTTCTTGAGACACCCTACATCTTTGATTCCAAGTTCACTTCCACATTTGCTCATCAAGTGTTCACCTCAGCATCAATACCTTCCTTCACTTGGAAAGGACTCTGCAATTTGGAATCAAAAACAGCATCATCTGGGTGACCTGATCTGTTCACCTCTCATAAGCTTTTGGGTGAGATCCATCAGGTTCTGGTTTCTACCCAGATGGTGGAATGGTATGACCTCAATTTGTCTGGTTTTAGCTTCCCCCTGGAACTCTAACATGACCAGGATATTCTAAATGCTACTGTTTTCTTTTGCCAGAGTATGGCTTAGGAGTCCATGGGTGTTCAGGCCAGCCTCGGGGCCTGTGATCGTCACTCCTTAGCAGTGGGGTACAAAGAGTGGTTCATTGCTCTGTAGTCTGAATAAAACGTGCAGCACCTGATGAGCACCTTGATTAAATACCCATTCTAGCACAACTAGGAGTCAACCTACAGCAAGGGAAGGTTTTTTTCCCCCACAGTAGCAATGTTATCCCACTGTGTCTATCCTCACTTTTGTTTACCCCCCTATCTGAAGACTCACTC encodes:
- the LOC140489044 gene encoding ferritin, middle subunit-like, translated to MASHVCQNYHPDCEAAVNKQINLELTASYLYQSLSMSYFDRDDVALHHFSQFFKAQSQEKQEHAEKLLKFQNQRGGRVLLQDVKKPERDEWGNGLQAMQVALDLEKNVNQSLLDLHQLATAQTDPHLCDFLETHYLDEEVEIIKRLGDYITNLKRLGAPENGLGEYLFDRLSLEDSS